The Halanaerobium saccharolyticum subsp. saccharolyticum DSM 6643 genome includes a region encoding these proteins:
- a CDS encoding thiamine pyrophosphate-dependent enzyme, with the protein MKYEFKEELNKKERFTGGHRMCAGCGAPVAVRTVLRALEEDDEAVIGCATGCLEVSTFMYPYTSWRDSFIHNAFENVAATTSGAEAAYKSLKKQGKIDKDTNYKFIAFGGDGGTYDIGFQSLSGAMERNHDMTYVCYDNGAYMN; encoded by the coding sequence ATGAAATATGAATTCAAAGAAGAATTAAATAAAAAAGAAAGATTTACAGGTGGACATAGAATGTGTGCAGGTTGTGGAGCCCCAGTAGCAGTAAGAACAGTGCTGAGAGCATTAGAAGAAGATGATGAAGCAGTAATAGGATGTGCAACAGGATGTTTAGAAGTATCAACATTTATGTATCCATATACATCCTGGAGAGATTCATTTATTCATAATGCATTTGAAAACGTAGCAGCTACAACAAGTGGAGCAGAAGCAGCCTATAAATCCCTAAAAAAGCAGGGAAAAATAGATAAAGATACAAATTATAAGTTCATAGCCTTTGGTGGAGATGGAGGAACATATGATATCGGATTCCAGTCATTATCAGGAGCAATGGAAAGAAACCATGATATGACATATGTTTGTTATGATAATGGAGCCTATATGAAT